In uncultured Tateyamaria sp., a genomic segment contains:
- a CDS encoding alanine/ornithine racemase family PLP-dependent enzyme: protein MEIDLGKIQANARCLVRRLGARGLSVTGVTKAVCGHPDVAGAMLDGGVVGLADARIKNVVRMRMEGIKCPISMIRAPLVSEMEDVVRCCDASYNTEMDTILKLGAAAKQQGTSHGVILMVEMGDMREGILPENLNDFATRVSATPGVALKGIAANFACMGNVAPTAGDMDMLSRLADQVEGACGPFVGLVSGGGSANLPWALGKDSSGRVNNLRLGEAILLGTDPVTGQPITGLHTDAFALFAEVIETSDKPSAIPPASIAPELGILKLVRNDDLRARAILAVGQQDTETSGLTFPSGIMFIGATSDHAVVDTTKSAVSVGSEMKMGTNYSALMRAMNAPDVAKVVHGKQKMNGRSKDCETQPYLTLV, encoded by the coding sequence GTGGAAATTGATCTGGGCAAGATCCAGGCAAACGCGCGATGTCTCGTCCGTCGTCTTGGTGCCCGTGGGCTCTCGGTCACCGGTGTGACCAAGGCAGTGTGCGGGCATCCTGACGTAGCCGGGGCGATGCTGGACGGCGGCGTTGTCGGTCTGGCCGACGCACGCATCAAGAACGTCGTTCGGATGCGGATGGAAGGGATCAAATGCCCGATCTCTATGATCCGCGCTCCGCTGGTGAGCGAAATGGAAGACGTCGTCCGGTGTTGTGACGCGAGCTACAACACAGAGATGGACACAATCCTGAAGCTTGGCGCCGCAGCGAAGCAACAAGGAACGTCGCACGGTGTCATCCTGATGGTCGAAATGGGAGATATGCGCGAAGGCATTTTGCCCGAGAACCTTAACGACTTCGCTACTCGGGTCAGCGCGACACCCGGTGTTGCGCTCAAAGGCATCGCTGCAAATTTCGCCTGCATGGGAAACGTGGCACCGACGGCCGGTGACATGGACATGCTCTCGCGACTGGCCGACCAAGTCGAAGGCGCTTGCGGACCTTTTGTCGGGCTTGTTTCAGGAGGTGGATCAGCCAATTTGCCATGGGCGCTTGGCAAAGACTCATCCGGGCGAGTCAACAACCTCCGCCTCGGCGAGGCGATCCTGTTGGGCACCGACCCCGTGACAGGGCAACCGATCACTGGCCTTCATACGGACGCGTTTGCCCTTTTTGCCGAGGTGATCGAAACAAGTGACAAACCAAGCGCAATACCTCCTGCATCAATTGCTCCGGAGCTTGGGATACTCAAATTGGTTCGAAATGATGACCTCCGAGCCCGAGCAATCCTTGCTGTCGGGCAGCAAGACACCGAAACAAGCGGCCTTACGTTTCCCTCAGGAATTATGTTCATCGGCGCGACCAGCGACCACGCCGTTGTCGACACGACCAAATCCGCCGTATCCGTCGGGTCCGAGATGAAAATGGGGACTAATTACAGCGCCCTCATGCGGGCGATGAACGCCCCGGATGTCGCCAAGGTTGTTCATGGCAAGCAAAAGATGAACGGTCGTTCCAAGGACTGCGAGACCCAACCCTACCTGACGCTGGTATGA
- a CDS encoding transglutaminase family protein, with translation MTTYRYRSAVVLGPHRLMLRPRETRDLTLTAFDLEITPTARLDWSHDVAGNAIVIANFDAATDTLSIRSHTTAILTAPEWPVFPIAAAATPYPFLYSAEDWTDLGALSAPQYQDDAGRLSNWVEQFVMHRPTDTLSLLKDVSNGITAQITYEIRESEGTQGPLETLDRGCGSCRDFAVLFAEAIRTLGFGARLVSGYLYDPSDDQRGSAGSGSTHAWVEVFVPGAGWIPFDPTNRSVGSANLIPVAVARNISQVAPVTGSFQGEGTDLLSMEVVVRVEDQ, from the coding sequence ATGACCACCTATCGCTATCGCTCCGCCGTGGTCCTTGGACCGCACAGGCTGATGTTGCGTCCGCGTGAAACGCGGGACCTCACATTGACGGCTTTCGATCTTGAAATCACGCCGACGGCCCGACTCGACTGGTCCCACGATGTCGCCGGAAACGCCATCGTTATCGCCAATTTTGATGCCGCAACGGATACGCTTTCGATCCGGTCCCACACGACCGCCATCCTCACCGCGCCTGAGTGGCCAGTCTTCCCGATCGCGGCCGCTGCGACGCCCTACCCGTTCCTTTACTCCGCCGAAGACTGGACAGATCTCGGGGCGCTTTCTGCGCCACAATACCAAGACGACGCAGGGCGCTTGTCAAACTGGGTCGAACAATTCGTGATGCACAGGCCAACGGATACCCTGTCGCTCCTGAAGGACGTCAGCAATGGCATCACAGCGCAGATCACATATGAGATCCGCGAGAGCGAAGGCACGCAGGGACCACTCGAAACCCTCGACCGGGGCTGTGGCTCGTGTCGCGATTTTGCGGTCCTCTTTGCCGAGGCTATCCGAACGCTGGGATTCGGGGCTCGTCTGGTGTCCGGCTACCTCTACGACCCCAGTGATGATCAACGCGGATCTGCTGGCTCGGGTTCTACGCATGCATGGGTCGAAGTCTTCGTTCCCGGGGCCGGTTGGATCCCGTTCGACCCAACGAACAGGTCAGTAGGGTCGGCCAACCTGATCCCGGTGGCCGTTGCGCGGAACATATCACAGGTCGCTCCGGTAACCGGCAGCTTCCAGGGAGAAGGTACCGATCTGCTCTCGATGGAGGTGGTTGTGCGTGTTGAGGATCAGTGA
- a CDS encoding type IV secretion system protein → MSVVTYFVETSQGYLDSAAETQFGAVAATVGTLLVLGTTLAVLFVFINMIYQYRAMDGRTAFWLAVKVGLIGIFATNWVQFNALSGAILNGIDSIAGSLVASVGGGTPGPSGTFAEEFDRLIEELGEYLNAAGSELNWMAGALLDVLGVLLLSILGGLAAFILVASRLMIALLIGIAPVMIFLTLFDVTKDYFARWLSALISFALYPIVVAGVFATITGVSSALIGELGDPEGASNIGALIPFFMMVLMAKGFIIATPFIVRAISGNIMMPALSGGLSGAYSFGRAAMGSQQAYNRYLVGGASGAEYAALRARQMFGVQQMPMRPGISQMSPPGGTAGPGTGAQMLAQLARLGRLGRR, encoded by the coding sequence ATGAGCGTCGTCACCTACTTTGTCGAAACCTCGCAAGGTTATCTAGATTCCGCCGCTGAGACACAGTTTGGCGCTGTAGCGGCGACGGTCGGAACCTTGCTCGTCCTCGGAACAACCCTCGCGGTGCTCTTCGTATTCATCAACATGATCTATCAGTATCGAGCCATGGATGGGCGCACGGCTTTCTGGCTAGCAGTCAAGGTAGGGCTGATCGGGATATTTGCGACCAATTGGGTGCAGTTTAATGCGCTTTCTGGGGCGATCCTGAACGGCATCGACAGCATCGCAGGATCGCTTGTGGCGTCTGTTGGAGGTGGCACGCCCGGCCCATCCGGGACCTTTGCCGAAGAGTTTGACCGGCTGATCGAAGAACTTGGGGAGTATCTGAACGCGGCAGGCTCGGAACTGAACTGGATGGCAGGAGCGCTTCTGGACGTTCTGGGAGTGCTCTTGCTTTCGATCCTGGGAGGTCTGGCGGCGTTCATTCTCGTGGCCTCCCGGCTGATGATCGCGCTGCTTATCGGGATCGCCCCAGTTATGATCTTCCTGACGCTGTTTGACGTGACGAAAGACTATTTTGCGCGCTGGCTTTCGGCGCTCATCTCATTTGCCCTCTATCCGATTGTCGTCGCGGGTGTGTTCGCGACCATCACCGGCGTGTCATCCGCGCTCATTGGTGAGTTGGGAGACCCTGAAGGTGCATCCAATATCGGCGCGCTAATCCCGTTTTTCATGATGGTTCTGATGGCAAAAGGGTTCATCATTGCTACGCCGTTCATCGTCCGCGCGATCTCCGGGAACATCATGATGCCGGCACTCTCAGGCGGCCTTAGCGGCGCCTACAGCTTCGGCCGCGCCGCCATGGGCAGCCAGCAGGCCTACAACCGCTATCTGGTGGGTGGGGCGAGTGGAGCGGAATATGCAGCGCTCCGTGCACGGCAGATGTTCGGTGTTCAGCAAATGCCGATGCGACCAGGAATAAGCCAAATGTCACCGCCGGGCGGGACCGCAGGTCCAGGAACCGGAGCGCAGATGTTGGCGCAGCTGGCGCGATTGGGAAGATTGGGACGGAGATAA
- a CDS encoding ATPase, T2SS/T4P/T4SS family, which yields MTLSYLQTSLDKLTDASRDDVIEICINPDGSCWGEFQGDHFMRALDQHMSVTEVKDLGNQIASSANTTMSKDKPIVSVSITYLNRPIRAQVITPPAVLDGMSISLRFFSSLPLDAIELRYLFGEERKLEELREAKNRALRDVVASGAITDAVQFCVENKLNMIVSGGTSTGKTVAARKILSYVGDYERIVTIEEAAELLPAQPNAVTLIANRDAKFQTADVLLTATLRMRPDRIILGEVRGKEAMTFLEAINTGHGGSMTTLHAETPQLAVQRLAIAALKTEIPMTYQDMVQYIESSIDVIIQAGRKDGARGITEFYLPGTRLDEGDAA from the coding sequence ATGACCCTAAGCTATCTCCAGACCTCTCTCGACAAGCTAACGGACGCGTCCCGCGATGACGTGATCGAAATCTGCATCAACCCCGACGGCTCCTGTTGGGGCGAGTTCCAGGGAGACCATTTCATGCGGGCTTTGGATCAGCATATGAGCGTCACCGAAGTGAAAGATCTCGGCAACCAGATCGCCTCCAGCGCCAACACAACGATGAGCAAGGATAAGCCCATCGTCTCGGTGTCGATCACCTATCTCAACCGACCGATCCGCGCGCAGGTCATTACGCCGCCGGCCGTGCTAGACGGAATGTCGATCTCACTGCGCTTTTTTTCGAGTCTACCACTCGATGCCATCGAACTGCGCTACCTATTTGGGGAAGAACGCAAACTCGAAGAGCTGCGCGAAGCGAAGAACCGCGCCTTGCGCGATGTCGTGGCCTCGGGCGCGATCACGGATGCCGTTCAATTCTGCGTCGAGAACAAGCTCAACATGATCGTCTCCGGCGGCACCTCCACCGGCAAGACCGTCGCAGCCCGCAAGATCCTTTCTTACGTCGGCGACTATGAGCGGATCGTGACCATCGAAGAAGCAGCGGAACTGCTGCCCGCACAGCCGAACGCCGTCACGCTCATTGCCAACCGCGATGCCAAATTCCAGACCGCCGATGTGCTTCTGACCGCCACCCTGCGCATGCGGCCTGACCGGATCATCCTCGGCGAGGTCCGTGGCAAAGAAGCCATGACCTTCCTCGAGGCGATCAACACGGGCCATGGCGGCTCCATGACGACCCTGCACGCCGAAACCCCCCAACTCGCGGTTCAGCGCCTCGCCATCGCGGCCCTCAAGACGGAGATCCCAATGACCTATCAGGACATGGTCCAGTACATCGAAAGCTCGATCGACGTGATCATCCAGGCCGGGCGAAAAGACGGCGCGCGCGGAATCACCGAGTTCTATCTGCCGGGCACCAGACTGGACGAAGGAGATGCCGCATGA